One genomic region from Gammaproteobacteria bacterium encodes:
- a CDS encoding aspartate carbamoyltransferase catalytic subunit, giving the protein MRGQNLQLDEQGRLKHLLTIEGLKRQQIVDILDIAESFISVGDQQVRKVPLLRGKTVVNLFFEASTRTLTTFELAAKRLSADVLKININTSATVKGESLLDMLHNLEAMQCDMFVVRHSDSGAAHLISQHVAPHVSVINAGDGRHAHPTQALLDMFTIRRRKGEFAPLTVAIVGDIMHSRVARSQIHALTTLGVNEVRVVAPKTLIPAQVESLGVHVYHDMKAGLRDADVIIMLRLQKERMRGAMLPSEQEYFQSYGLTRDKLAMARPDAIVMHPGPINRGVEIDSEIADGPQSVILEQVSNGIAVRMAVMSMVLGRPPAENAPAEAPAKGSAQGEAS; this is encoded by the coding sequence ATGAGGGGACAGAATCTACAGCTGGATGAGCAGGGCCGACTCAAACACCTGTTGACCATCGAGGGCCTCAAACGCCAGCAGATAGTCGACATCCTCGACATCGCCGAATCCTTCATCAGTGTCGGCGATCAGCAGGTGAGAAAGGTGCCCCTGCTGCGCGGCAAGACCGTGGTCAACCTGTTCTTTGAGGCCAGCACCCGGACCCTGACCACCTTTGAGCTGGCGGCAAAGCGGCTTTCGGCCGACGTGTTAAAGATCAACATCAATACCTCGGCCACGGTGAAGGGTGAGAGCCTGCTGGACATGCTGCACAATCTGGAGGCCATGCAGTGCGACATGTTTGTGGTGCGCCACAGCGATAGTGGCGCGGCCCATCTGATCTCCCAGCACGTCGCGCCGCACGTCAGTGTGATCAACGCCGGTGACGGCCGCCATGCCCACCCGACCCAGGCCCTGCTGGACATGTTTACCATCCGCCGTCGCAAGGGTGAGTTCGCGCCGCTGACCGTGGCCATCGTCGGCGACATCATGCACTCACGGGTGGCCCGCTCGCAGATCCATGCGCTCACCACCCTGGGGGTGAACGAGGTGCGGGTGGTTGCCCCCAAGACCCTGATCCCCGCCCAGGTGGAGAGCCTGGGCGTGCACGTCTATCACGATATGAAGGCGGGGCTGCGCGACGCCGACGTCATCATCATGCTGCGCCTGCAAAAGGAGCGCATGCGCGGGGCGATGCTGCCCAGCGAGCAGGAGTATTTTCAGAGCTACGGCCTGACCCGGGACAAGCTGGCGATGGCCAGGCCCGATGCCATCGTAATGCACCCCGGCCCCATCAATCGCGGCGTGGAGATCGATTCCGAGATCGCCGATGGCCCGCAGTCGGTGATCCTGGAGCAGGTCAGCAACGGCATTGCGGTGCGCATGGCGGTGATGTCCATGGTGCTGGGCCGGCCGCCCGCAGAGAACGCGCCTGCCGAGGCGCCGGCGAAGGGAAGCGCACAGGGAGAGGCATCATGA
- the pyrR gene encoding bifunctional pyr operon transcriptional regulator/uracil phosphoribosyltransferase PyrR: MTAQHSQSATSIASVITRMADELRTRFAQDHPGTGLEDALMIGIHTGGVWVAERLHAQLGLQQSLGRLDISFYRDDFSRIGMNPQVKPSQLPTTVDDSHIILVDDILHTGRTIRAALNEIFDYGRPASVTLVVLGERSGRELPIQADIVGQHLSLSEHEHAKLTGPEPLQLEVVEAP, encoded by the coding sequence ATGACCGCACAACATTCTCAGTCCGCCACCTCGATAGCCTCGGTGATCACCCGCATGGCGGACGAGCTGCGCACCCGGTTTGCACAGGATCACCCCGGCACCGGGCTGGAGGATGCGCTGATGATCGGCATTCACACCGGCGGGGTGTGGGTCGCCGAACGGCTGCACGCGCAGCTGGGCCTGCAGCAGTCCCTGGGCAGGCTGGACATCTCCTTTTATCGTGATGACTTCTCGCGCATCGGCATGAACCCACAGGTGAAACCCTCGCAGCTCCCAACCACGGTGGACGATAGTCACATCATCCTGGTCGACGACATCCTGCACACCGGCCGTACCATCCGCGCCGCCCTCAACGAGATTTTTGACTACGGCCGACCGGCCTCGGTGACCCTGGTGGTACTGGGCGAGCGCAGTGGCCGGGAGCTGCCGATTCAGGCGGATATCGTGGGCCAGCACCTGTCCCTCAGCGAGCATGAACACGCCAAGCTGACCGGGCCGGAGCCGCTGCAACTGGAAGTGGTGGAGGCGCCATGA
- the ruvX gene encoding Holliday junction resolvase RuvX yields MTDPASGAPRKSRLFLAFDYGTRRIGVAVGQALTGAATALGTVRATDGKPDWDAISQLIAQWQPDEVVVGLPLNMDGTDSELSRRAQRFGNQLQGRYNLRAHFMDERLSSLQAEEELRERPPARGRSRRVQAADIDQQAARIILESWLRQESDGA; encoded by the coding sequence GTGACCGATCCGGCGTCGGGCGCGCCCCGCAAGAGCCGCCTGTTTCTGGCCTTTGATTACGGCACCCGACGCATCGGTGTGGCGGTCGGCCAGGCGCTGACCGGGGCCGCTACGGCGCTGGGCACGGTACGCGCCACCGACGGCAAACCGGACTGGGATGCCATCAGTCAGCTCATCGCGCAATGGCAGCCGGACGAAGTGGTGGTGGGCCTGCCGCTGAACATGGATGGCACGGACAGCGAGCTGAGCCGACGCGCGCAGCGATTTGGGAATCAACTGCAGGGGCGGTACAATCTGCGCGCCCATTTTATGGATGAGCGCCTGTCGTCGCTGCAGGCCGAGGAAGAGTTGCGCGAACGCCCGCCGGCACGGGGACGCTCACGTCGGGTGCAGGCGGCGGATATCGATCAACAGGCGGCAAGGATCATTCTGGAGTCCTGGCTCAGGCAGGAGAGTGATGGGGCCTGA
- a CDS encoding YqgE/AlgH family protein — MAESGYLTNQFLIAMPTLLDPHFFHSVAYLCEHNQHGAMAIIINQPVDLTVGELMAQMDEHPTHEGIATRPVFRGGPVEMERGFVLHQTGERAWASTLPVTEEIALTSSNDIITAMAQGRGPVNSLVALGYAGWGPGQLEAEIRDNAWLNVPADKQILFHTEVSARWEAAAALLGIDIHQLSGEAGHA; from the coding sequence ATGGCCGAATCCGGTTATCTGACCAATCAATTCCTCATTGCAATGCCAACATTGTTGGACCCCCATTTTTTTCACAGCGTGGCCTACCTCTGCGAACACAATCAGCATGGCGCCATGGCCATCATCATCAATCAGCCGGTGGACCTGACCGTGGGCGAACTGATGGCGCAGATGGATGAGCATCCGACGCATGAGGGCATTGCCACCAGGCCGGTATTCCGTGGCGGCCCGGTGGAGATGGAGCGGGGTTTCGTGTTGCACCAGACCGGTGAGCGCGCCTGGGCGTCCACCCTGCCGGTGACCGAGGAGATTGCCTTGACCTCCTCCAATGACATCATCACCGCCATGGCCCAGGGCCGCGGCCCGGTCAACAGCCTGGTGGCCCTGGGCTACGCCGGCTGGGGTCCGGGTCAGCTGGAGGCGGAGATCCGTGACAACGCCTGGCTCAATGTGCCGGCCGACAAGCAGATCCTGTTTCATACCGAGGTGTCGGCGCGCTGGGAGGCGGCAGCGGCACTGCTCGGTATCGATATCCATCAGCTCAGCGGCGAGGCCGGCCACGCGTGA
- a CDS encoding TonB family protein → MTAAQAIQQAPLPPHRQPRRARPPLRPKVTSGDRLSLTIFFAVVLHSLIILGISFSQEDRSQPKQKLPGLEVTLVQSRTDKEIKDADFLAQASQEGGGDTEEKVRPSTEVVPVVPTGEQGEVREFVPETRIATQPEPQRQQLLTAASSERKVSAGISAPELEQEQQLTAAQLLSRSKEIARLSAEIDQTQRVFAHRPKRKFISARTQEYRYASYEEAWRAKVERIGRINFPDQAKRQQLSGSLIMAVTISKDGSIKSINIRQSSGHKILDDGAVRIVRLAAPFAPFSEDIRNEVDELVITRTWVFEAGSKFSTR, encoded by the coding sequence ATGACAGCGGCTCAGGCAATACAGCAGGCACCCCTGCCGCCCCATCGCCAACCGCGCCGGGCGCGGCCGCCGCTGCGCCCCAAGGTCACTAGCGGTGACCGCCTCAGCCTGACCATCTTTTTCGCCGTGGTGTTGCACAGCCTGATCATCCTCGGTATCAGCTTCTCCCAGGAGGATCGCTCCCAGCCAAAACAGAAGCTGCCGGGTCTGGAGGTGACGCTGGTGCAGAGCCGGACCGACAAGGAGATCAAGGACGCCGATTTTCTCGCACAGGCCAGCCAGGAGGGCGGCGGTGATACCGAGGAAAAGGTGCGACCTTCCACCGAGGTGGTGCCGGTGGTGCCCACCGGGGAGCAGGGGGAGGTACGTGAATTTGTGCCGGAGACCCGCATCGCCACCCAGCCGGAGCCGCAGCGCCAGCAGTTGCTGACCGCCGCCAGCTCGGAGCGCAAGGTGTCGGCGGGCATCAGCGCACCCGAGCTGGAACAGGAGCAGCAGTTGACCGCGGCGCAGCTGCTGTCGCGCAGCAAGGAGATCGCCCGCCTGTCGGCGGAGATTGATCAAACCCAGCGGGTGTTTGCGCATCGACCCAAGCGCAAATTTATCTCGGCCCGTACCCAGGAATACCGTTACGCCAGTTACGAAGAGGCCTGGCGCGCCAAGGTAGAGCGCATCGGCAGGATCAATTTTCCAGACCAGGCAAAACGCCAGCAGCTGTCGGGCAGCCTGATCATGGCGGTGACCATCAGCAAGGACGGCAGCATCAAATCCATCAACATCCGTCAGTCATCGGGGCACAAGATCCTCGACGACGGCGCGGTGCGGATTGTCCGCCTGGCCGCGCCGTTTGCCCCCTTCTCGGAAGACATCCGCAACGAAGTCGATGAGCTGGTGATCACCCGCACCTGGGTGTTTGAGGCCGGCAGCAAGTTTTCGACCCGCTGA
- a CDS encoding Gx transporter family protein — protein sequence MSQLIQTTRDDHLIAGFTALAITIHIAESALPSPLPGIKPGLANVVTLLVLCRYGWRMAAWVSLLRVLVGSILIGTFLSPAFFLSAAGALASVAMLGLLVAVSRALPAWAPGPMGLGLAAALAHMSGQFWLAYVLFVPHSGLLMLYPLLMSMAAILGVLSGWLTRSVLARLNKAPAVQ from the coding sequence ATGAGCCAGCTGATCCAGACCACCCGCGACGATCACCTGATTGCCGGCTTTACCGCCCTGGCGATCACCATCCACATCGCCGAGAGCGCCCTGCCCAGCCCCCTGCCGGGGATCAAGCCTGGTCTGGCGAATGTGGTCACCCTGCTGGTGCTGTGTCGCTATGGCTGGCGGATGGCGGCCTGGGTATCCCTGTTACGGGTGCTGGTGGGCAGCATCCTGATCGGCACCTTCCTGTCGCCGGCCTTTTTTCTGTCCGCCGCCGGGGCCCTGGCCAGCGTAGCAATGCTGGGTCTGTTGGTGGCGGTCTCACGGGCGCTGCCGGCCTGGGCGCCGGGGCCGATGGGGCTGGGGCTGGCGGCCGCCCTGGCGCATATGAGCGGACAGTTCTGGCTGGCCTATGTCCTGTTTGTGCCCCATTCCGGCCTGCTGATGCTGTATCCGTTGCTGATGTCGATGGCAGCGATCCTCGGCGTGCTCAGCGGCTGGTTGACCCGCAGCGTGCTGGCGCGGTTGAATAAGGCTCCAGCAGTGCAATGA
- a CDS encoding NusG domain II-containing protein codes for MTAFTRGDRLLLLLALILLTGLYLRYWQADGHGAEARVLVDGKPWARLNLFHDHDLAVPGPLGLSHIQVRNGQVRFTASPCPNQLCVHTGWLSRGGEVAICLPNRVSLQILASDPRFDAINF; via the coding sequence GTGACGGCCTTTACCCGCGGCGACCGCCTGCTGCTGTTGCTGGCGTTGATCCTGCTGACCGGCCTGTACCTGCGCTACTGGCAGGCCGATGGCCACGGTGCCGAGGCCCGGGTGCTGGTCGATGGCAAGCCGTGGGCGCGGCTCAACCTGTTTCACGACCACGACCTGGCGGTGCCGGGCCCGCTGGGGCTGAGCCATATCCAGGTGCGTAACGGCCAGGTGCGGTTTACCGCCTCGCCCTGCCCCAACCAGCTGTGCGTGCACACGGGCTGGCTGAGCCGGGGCGGCGAGGTGGCGATCTGTCTGCCCAATCGGGTGAGCCTGCAGATCCTGGCCAGCGACCCGCGTTTCGATGCGATCAATTTTTAG
- a CDS encoding FAD:protein FMN transferase has translation MIRYFIRNLLVVAVILVAGCSARPAVYHEQLLVFGTVVDIQLWGVDETRGQQVVSRLAEDFEFMHRTWHAWHPGTLGRVNVQLATGEAFTAAPSILPLIARGTELSQLSGGLFNPAIGRLIALWGFASDEPPKGPPPSAEAIRALLDQRPAMTDIHLDGIKMQSRNPALKLDFGAFAKGYAVDRAIDALREMGIEHAVVNAGGDLRAIGRHGERAWRIGIRHPRAEGILASVEVEGDESVFTSGDYERYFDWQGQRYDHIIDPRSGYPAQGLSSVTVFARQGDLADAAATALSVAGPKVENWLPVARAMGISGAMLVDQQGVVQITPGIRQRIRFEPESLPTIVVSEAL, from the coding sequence ATGATCAGGTATTTTATCCGTAATCTGCTGGTGGTTGCCGTCATCTTGGTGGCCGGCTGTAGCGCGCGCCCTGCCGTCTATCACGAGCAGCTGCTGGTGTTCGGCACCGTGGTGGATATCCAGTTGTGGGGCGTGGACGAGACACGGGGTCAGCAGGTGGTGTCGCGTCTGGCCGAGGATTTTGAGTTCATGCACCGCACCTGGCACGCCTGGCACCCCGGCACCCTGGGGCGAGTGAATGTGCAGCTGGCCACGGGCGAGGCCTTTACGGCGGCGCCCTCGATCCTGCCCCTGATCGCACGCGGTACCGAGCTGTCGCAACTTAGCGGGGGACTGTTTAATCCGGCCATCGGCAGGCTCATCGCGCTGTGGGGTTTCGCCAGTGATGAACCGCCCAAGGGGCCGCCGCCCTCCGCTGAGGCCATTCGCGCCCTCCTGGATCAGCGGCCGGCGATGACGGATATCCACCTCGACGGGATCAAGATGCAGTCCCGGAATCCGGCCCTGAAGCTGGATTTTGGCGCCTTTGCCAAGGGTTATGCGGTGGATCGCGCCATCGATGCGCTGCGGGAGATGGGCATTGAACACGCGGTGGTCAATGCCGGTGGCGACCTGCGGGCCATCGGCCGGCATGGCGAGCGGGCCTGGCGGATCGGGATTCGGCACCCGCGGGCAGAGGGGATCCTCGCCTCGGTGGAGGTCGAGGGGGACGAGAGCGTGTTCACCTCCGGCGATTACGAGCGCTATTTTGACTGGCAGGGCCAGCGTTACGACCACATTATCGATCCGCGCAGTGGCTATCCCGCGCAGGGGCTGAGTTCGGTCACCGTCTTTGCCCGGCAGGGCGACCTTGCCGATGCGGCGGCCACCGCACTGTCCGTGGCCGGCCCGAAGGTCGAGAACTGGTTGCCGGTGGCGCGGGCGATGGGCATCAGCGGCGCGATGCTGGTGGACCAGCAGGGCGTGGTGCAGATCACCCCCGGTATTCGGCAGCGGATCCGCTTTGAGCCGGAGTCCCTGCCCACCATCGTGGTCAGCGAGGCGCTGTGA
- the gshB gene encoding glutathione synthase yields the protein MIKLALLMDPIGTIKPYKDSSLAMALAAQARGWQLYYLEMGDLFLRDGRAYARARELTVRDDAADWFSLGASRELPVSELDVLLMRKDPPIDTEYLYATQMLALAEAEGTLVVNRSQALREANEKLASTWFPQCAPPTLVTRDQDRLRAFLAEQGDVIIKPLDAMGGASIFRVRADDPNTGVIFETLTEHGGRYAMVQRFIPEIAAGDKRILLIDGEPVPYALARVPAKGETRGNLAAGGTGVGVALSDRDRWICEQVGPRLKAMGLMFVGLDVIGDYLTEINVTSPTCIRELDRLYGLDIAGQLMDVIESKLREGGQKTDVSA from the coding sequence ATGATCAAGCTGGCCCTTTTGATGGATCCTATCGGCACGATCAAGCCGTACAAAGACAGCAGCCTGGCCATGGCGCTGGCCGCCCAGGCGCGGGGCTGGCAACTGTATTACCTGGAGATGGGCGATCTGTTTTTACGCGATGGCCGCGCCTATGCGCGAGCGCGTGAACTGACCGTGCGTGACGATGCGGCGGACTGGTTCAGCCTGGGCGCATCACGGGAGCTGCCGGTGAGTGAGCTGGATGTGCTGCTGATGCGCAAGGACCCGCCCATCGACACCGAATATCTCTATGCCACCCAGATGCTGGCGCTGGCCGAAGCCGAGGGTACCCTGGTGGTCAATCGCAGCCAGGCGCTGCGCGAGGCGAACGAGAAGCTGGCCAGCACCTGGTTTCCGCAGTGCGCGCCGCCGACCCTGGTGACCCGCGACCAGGACCGACTGCGCGCCTTCCTGGCCGAGCAGGGCGATGTGATCATCAAGCCGCTGGACGCCATGGGTGGGGCCTCGATCTTTCGGGTGCGGGCCGATGACCCGAATACCGGGGTGATTTTCGAGACCCTCACCGAGCACGGCGGCCGTTACGCCATGGTGCAGCGCTTCATCCCGGAGATCGCCGCCGGCGACAAACGCATCCTGCTGATCGATGGCGAGCCCGTGCCCTATGCGCTGGCGCGGGTGCCGGCCAAGGGCGAGACGCGGGGCAATCTGGCGGCGGGCGGTACCGGCGTGGGGGTGGCGCTGTCGGACCGCGACCGCTGGATCTGTGAGCAGGTGGGGCCACGGCTGAAGGCCATGGGACTGATGTTTGTGGGTCTGGATGTGATCGGGGATTATCTGACCGAGATCAATGTCACCAGCCCCACCTGCATCCGGGAGCTGGACCGTCTTTACGGGCTGGATATCGCCGGCCAGCTGATGGATGTGATCGAGTCAAAGCTGAGAGAAGGCGGCCAGAAGACCGACGTTAGCGCATGA
- a CDS encoding response regulator → MVIDDSKTIRRTAETLLKKAGCDVVTATDGFEALAKITDQNPDVIFVDIMMPRLDGYQTCALIKKNHNYKNTPVILLTSKDGLFDRARGRIVGSDRYLTKPFTKDELLGAIKEHLAPAP, encoded by the coding sequence ATGGTCATTGATGACAGTAAAACGATTCGTCGCACGGCCGAGACCCTGCTCAAAAAGGCCGGCTGCGATGTGGTCACGGCCACCGATGGCTTTGAGGCCCTGGCAAAAATTACCGACCAGAATCCCGATGTGATTTTTGTCGATATCATGATGCCGCGTCTGGATGGCTACCAGACCTGCGCACTGATCAAGAAAAATCATAACTACAAAAATACCCCAGTTATCTTGCTGACCAGTAAAGACGGCCTGTTCGATCGTGCCCGCGGGCGCATCGTCGGTTCTGATCGTTACCTGACAAAACCCTTTACCAAAGACGAATTACTGGGCGCCATCAAGGAGCATCTGGCGCCTGCACCCTGA
- a CDS encoding response regulator, translating to MANILIVDDSPTEIHVLTSMLEKHGFSVAVANNGEEGVEKARAEKPDLILMDVVMPGMNGFQAARQISTDPETTGIPIIIVSTKDQETDKMWGLRQGAKDYVTKPAKEKELITKINNLLGA from the coding sequence ATGGCAAACATCTTGATCGTTGATGATTCACCTACTGAAATCCACGTCCTCACGTCGATGCTCGAAAAGCATGGCTTTTCCGTGGCCGTCGCCAATAACGGCGAGGAAGGCGTCGAGAAGGCCAGGGCGGAAAAGCCGGACCTGATCCTGATGGACGTGGTCATGCCGGGCATGAATGGTTTCCAGGCCGCACGACAGATCTCCACCGACCCGGAAACCACCGGCATCCCGATCATTATCGTCAGCACCAAGGATCAGGAGACCGACAAGATGTGGGGGTTACGTCAGGGTGCAAAAGACTACGTCACCAAGCCCGCAAAGGAAAAAGAACTGATCACCAAAATCAACAACCTGCTTGGCGCCTGA
- a CDS encoding chemotaxis protein CheW, with translation MANQTHPFDLLLSMEQQSKKSARGLPQQTEVRSLWSGIGFRIGDIVMVTPLTQVNEILNYPKLTLVPGTLPWIKGLANIRGTLLPIMDLQGFLGQPPIHLRPKSRIMIIQQDELSVGLLVDEVLGLRHFDPDNRSNRIRKMDPAIKTYIKGAFQQDEKTWHLFDMATLTEDPHFYKVAV, from the coding sequence GTGGCGAATCAGACCCATCCCTTTGACCTGCTCCTGTCCATGGAGCAACAAAGCAAAAAAAGTGCACGCGGGCTGCCGCAGCAGACCGAGGTGCGTTCTCTGTGGAGCGGCATCGGTTTTCGCATCGGTGACATCGTCATGGTCACCCCACTCACCCAGGTCAATGAAATCTTGAACTATCCAAAATTGACCCTGGTGCCGGGCACCCTGCCATGGATCAAGGGGCTGGCCAATATTCGCGGCACCCTGCTGCCCATTATGGATTTACAGGGTTTTCTGGGGCAACCACCCATCCATCTACGACCAAAATCGCGGATCATGATCATCCAGCAGGATGAACTGTCCGTCGGCCTGTTGGTGGATGAGGTGCTCGGACTGCGCCATTTCGATCCTGACAACCGCAGCAATCGTATCCGCAAAATGGATCCCGCCATCAAGACCTACATCAAGGGCGCGTTCCAGCAAGATGAAAAAACCTGGCACCTGTTCGACATGGCAACACTGACCGAAGATCCACATTTCTACAAAGTGGCTGTGTAG
- a CDS encoding methyl-accepting chemotaxis protein has protein sequence MKIASNSKFAADTGLLALGALLLVLLLSAVATFFYVGTHATYDKEYISLAGEQRVLSQGIVKNAAEAASANVTAFKLLRQTRDQFENNLNLLRNGNPETGTPGAPEEIQASLMAVDTLWAEFGKNADTVLNAEGTIRMLSEFVGAINETMPNLLALSDEVVSLMIESGASASQIYIASRQLMLVPRISVNANKVLQGGVGSSAAAEHFGRDAALFGRVLTGMLNGDRKMNVSRVAYPDARDKLKEVTEQFEIVQELVGRVLEQTPALFDAQKASTNMVKKSEALLASTTDLQNAFTQLGDNRFATTTLANLLGAAALLILFWLGYKIQKDTRTRLAETAQQNKQNQDAILRLLDEIGDLAIGDLTTTATVTEDITGAIADAINYTIDQLRRLVSTINETTVQVSSAAQETQATAMHLAEASDHQAEQITAASAAVNEMAISIDTVSSNAAQSSAVATRSMDIAKKGALAVQNTIRGMDTIREQIQETSKRIKRLGESSQEIGDMVELINDIADQTNILALNAAIQAAMAGESGRGFAVVADEVQRLAEKSTAATRQIEALVKTIQSDTNEAVASMEASTSQVVEGAKLALNAGESLEEIENVSTHLADLTTSISESAQQQATAASSISESMNVIQEVTTQTSAGTNETSASIGNLADLSNELRKSVAGFKLPN, from the coding sequence ATGAAAATAGCATCCAACTCAAAATTTGCCGCAGATACGGGCTTATTGGCATTAGGCGCACTGCTTCTGGTTTTACTGCTCTCCGCCGTTGCGACCTTTTTCTACGTCGGCACACACGCCACCTACGATAAGGAATACATCAGCCTCGCGGGTGAACAACGTGTGCTTTCACAGGGTATCGTGAAAAACGCAGCGGAGGCGGCCAGCGCCAACGTGACCGCGTTCAAGCTGCTGCGCCAAACGCGTGATCAATTCGAGAATAACCTGAACCTGTTACGTAACGGCAACCCCGAAACGGGCACCCCTGGTGCGCCCGAGGAGATACAGGCCAGCCTGATGGCCGTGGATACACTGTGGGCTGAGTTCGGTAAAAACGCCGACACCGTGCTTAACGCCGAAGGCACGATCCGCATGCTCAGTGAATTCGTCGGCGCCATTAACGAGACCATGCCCAACCTGCTCGCGCTGTCGGATGAAGTGGTAAGCCTGATGATTGAGTCTGGCGCCAGCGCCAGCCAGATTTACATCGCCAGTCGCCAGCTCATGCTGGTGCCACGTATCTCCGTTAATGCCAACAAGGTCCTGCAGGGTGGCGTTGGCTCATCCGCCGCCGCCGAACACTTCGGTCGCGATGCCGCGCTTTTTGGTCGCGTGCTGACAGGCATGCTGAACGGCGATCGCAAGATGAATGTCAGCCGGGTGGCCTATCCCGATGCCCGCGACAAGCTGAAAGAGGTGACGGAGCAATTCGAGATCGTGCAGGAACTGGTGGGCCGCGTGCTGGAACAGACCCCCGCCCTGTTTGACGCACAAAAGGCCTCGACCAACATGGTGAAAAAGAGCGAGGCCTTGCTGGCCAGCACCACCGACCTGCAAAACGCCTTCACCCAGCTTGGTGACAATCGCTTTGCCACAACCACCCTGGCCAACCTGCTGGGCGCCGCCGCCCTGTTGATCCTTTTCTGGTTAGGCTACAAGATCCAGAAAGACACCAGAACCCGTCTGGCCGAAACGGCTCAGCAGAACAAACAGAACCAGGACGCCATCCTGCGCCTGCTCGATGAAATCGGTGACCTTGCCATCGGTGACCTTACCACCACCGCCACGGTGACTGAGGACATTACCGGGGCCATCGCCGACGCCATCAATTACACCATTGACCAACTGCGCCGTCTGGTTTCCACCATCAACGAAACCACGGTGCAGGTGTCGTCCGCCGCACAGGAAACCCAGGCAACGGCCATGCATCTTGCCGAGGCCAGTGACCATCAGGCAGAACAGATCACGGCCGCCTCCGCCGCTGTGAATGAAATGGCTATCTCCATCGACACCGTATCCAGCAACGCCGCGCAATCTTCTGCGGTGGCCACGCGCTCGATGGATATCGCCAAGAAGGGTGCCCTCGCCGTGCAAAATACCATTCGTGGTATGGACACCATTCGCGAACAGATTCAGGAGACCTCAAAACGCATCAAGCGTCTGGGCGAAAGCTCGCAGGAAATCGGCGACATGGTGGAACTGATCAACGACATTGCCGACCAGACCAACATCCTCGCCCTCAACGCCGCCATCCAGGCCGCCATGGCCGGTGAATCCGGTCGCGGTTTCGCGGTGGTCGCCGACGAGGTGCAACGACTGGCTGAAAAATCCACTGCCGCCACACGTCAGATCGAGGCGCTGGTGAAAACCATCCAGTCTGACACCAACGAAGCGGTCGCCTCCATGGAGGCCTCGACCTCTCAGGTGGTGGAAGGGGCCAAGCTGGCGCTGAATGCCGGTGAGTCGCTGGAAGAGATCGAAAACGTGTCTACCCACCTGGCCGATCTCACCACATCCATTTCCGAGTCTGCACAGCAGCAGGCGACCGCGGCATCCAGCATTTCGGAAAGCATGAATGTGATCCAGGAAGTCACCACGCAGACATCCGCCGGCACTAACGAAACCTCGGCCTCTATCGGCAACCTGGCCGACCTGTCGAATGAGCTGCGCAAATCTGTGGCCGGTTTCAAATTACCGAATTAA